Genomic segment of Salvia hispanica cultivar TCC Black 2014 chromosome 2, UniMelb_Shisp_WGS_1.0, whole genome shotgun sequence:
CCAAATACTAAGACCCAAGGGAGGGGACTCTAAAACATGGGCACTTTTTTGAAAGTTATATGCGCAATGTGACAGAAAGTCAGCAGCGAAATTTCCTTCCATGTGCACGTGACGGAGCTCcactttaaaatttgtgctcaactaaaaatgcaatacttttatgggacggagggagtatatatatcaTTGGTAGGGtttttcgaataataaaatattatttttaatatgccAATAACTATTCGACTATAAGAAATCAGGTTTAGTCAAGTCTCTATCAACATTATACTTACTTTTCTATGTCCGCCCTAGCCCTCCTAGTTACAAGTAGAAATAAACAGCACCTCCATGTATGATGTAACTATATGCACATATATGTACACACATGACAAATAATCCAAATTATATCTAGAATActtgttgaaaatatttaacaatcaataaatttatcttgTTAACTTTTTATTGTCATTTGCGAGCACAAGGCTGCTCAATAATGGACTCTTTTTTGTAGTGATATATGTTTGTACTTTTATGATAAAGAGACAAATTAGTTTGTCACGAGCAGAGACAAGGTCACATGCAATAAGAGTAACATTTAGTTAGTGTGGTGGTCCTTTGTTTGGCTTAAGAGATATTTTTTCAACCGGGATTCTATCGCATTAATTAATCCATCCCATATTTTGTGCTAGAACTGCACTATACTTTGCTGAGATGCCTATCTCAATTATATTTGGGCGTAGAAGATGGgatttgtaaattaaattgttcAGTAAGATAATATtgagataaaatatgaaataagcTAAGATATATGAGCTCTATCCAGAGTTAAATTAGTTGCAACTTGCAAGGATGATGATACACCGTTGCCCGTTGGTTGGCTATAACTATGAGAAGAGCACCTATGGAAGGGGGTCGATGGACAGTGGCGTatctatcatttttaatttgaggGTGcgatatttataatatactaatttgATAAACGAATTCTGTCCATTCAGGCAGAATCACTATAATTCACACAAATAATCCATATTATGTATAGAATTCTTGTTGACAATATTTAACAATCAATAAAGGTGGGTTGGAAGTGTAGGTTTCATGACGATGGAAAcagggttagggtttgtgaCGAGTCCTGGGCGATGATGCAACCACAACTGAGAATTTTCCGAATTTCAGTAGCATGATTTCACCGTGTTTTTGGGATAAATGGTGAAGGGATTGGTGTGGGAGTGAGCCAAGAAGTTGCAAATTGCCTATTATAGGCCATGGTTTTGGGCCGGGCGGACGGAGTTTTTGCTCCGGCTGTCGATAAGGTTTGAATAGCTTTGAGATGAAAGCTGTTGCGAGTGTAGAAAATAGGGCTAATAGTAACCAATAATACTCAATATTTTGTGTGAATTACCAATTTCTCTATTCATCAGGATAGATAAGATACGTTATCTATGGGATGTGACATTTGACTATTTGTGGACCACCAGGTGACATGTCTTGaatttctttctatttctgtATGTTCTACAACTTCCAGCTTCGATTTTGTCCAAAgataagtataaaaattatttttccagCTTCGATTTTGTCCAAAgataagtataaaaattatttttactccCTTTGTTCTCCCTTTGTTCTAACTTTGTTGTTAatgcatttcttttggacacgaaaaataagaaattattttgttaataattaaagtagagtgagtaaaataaaagtggaaataaagtaaataagaggaacaaagaataaattaagtagGAGTATGAGATAtgatagagtttttttttaaaaaagaaatgacccAACTACTTAGGAACTACCTtggtacggagggagtactattcataaatttttttattagtatttaggATACACTTAAAAGAAATGGCTAAGGATTTTTTTCATgcaattaaaaatgttaatttgtgtttttaaatatactatatacaCAACAAAGGCTGCATCGTGCACCTTAAGGACCTGCTCGGCCATCCTGGGATACTCCATTAGGGCTAATAGTGAccaataatactccatttttgaGTGAGAAATTGCAAATTTCGCTATTGATCAGGATAGATAAGAGCATTCCCAACAGTTTTCCTAAAacctcccttatttctccctaactcctgccacatcagcgccacatcagcaccataatttatccccagtttttagccaacttttagccaactgctccaatggtttctcccttatttctccctaactcaacatttcatttttacatcatcactaatttaattgttttacttttgtatataataaagctagctaatttaatttataagacaaaacaaataatagtaataaagttcgttgtattaaacacggaTAAACATTACAACGacgaaaattaattaaaaaaaatagtacaggaatggaaaaaaaaattgaaagtaaaaaaattcaagggcggtGGGCGCAGATGAGGAtggggagagaatgaagagaaggtgtgtatttataggggggaaattaaaaaaaaaaaaaaaacaaaaaatgtatttatcgccgaattatcgcccacagtggtcggcgataattcggcgataatccgaCGATTTTTCGCCGGTTGGCGATAAAACGGGaggaaaaatcgccgaattatcgccgacctCTCCCATTGGTCGGCGATAACTCGGCGATAGACGGCGAAAAAACACCGACTTTTAGCCGgcaccattgggagtgctctaagaTACTCTATCTGTGGGATGTGACATTTGCGGCTATATATACCGTACCACCACGTGAAATGTTTGcaactttctttctttttttctatatgACCTACAACTTGTAACCTCgattttttccaaatataaatatgaaaatagttTTTATTCCCTCTGTTTTAATGTAGTTGAGACATTTATTTTGGCATAAGATTAGAAAATTACTGTGTTAAAGGTTAAAGTGgagtgagtaaagtaagagtagGAATATTGTAAACgagaggaagaaaaaataatgtatgatAGATGATAgagtttttgaaaaaaaaagaaatgacagaACTACCTagagacaaacaaaaaagaatatgactcaactacgGAGAGAATGTTAGggctggcaaatcgtgcggatTGGGTCGCTATCAGGTCAACCCAATCTTATCGGgtcccaacccaacccaacccaaatcATCGTATTCTTATCGGGTTCAACCCAAACAGATTCGTGTCGGATTCGTGCAGATTTCGTGtcatctaaaaaaatataagtcgTGTCTGATTCGTACGGATTTCGTgtcattcaaaaaaatatcagtCATCTTTTAATGATAGTAAGTTACTACACAATATAAACGCTATACGATAACGACCGacatatgatattatataattaaaatttgacattacacgataaaataagatattacaaaattaaaataattaatttaaataatttttaaatccaaataataaaattaaagtatattaaaactaaatctaactaataaagttaaaataattattttttaataaaatgtaagtatgcagtaatatttttttatcataaaaaataattaataatagtattaatcatatttttactaataaaattaaaattataatattttttaattaataaaaattattaaaattaaaatttaatatattattttaattaatagaaataatcaaaacaattatttcttttcttaacGGATAACCCAACCCGACCCATATccgacccaacccaacccaaaattTCCGGGTTCTTATGGGGTCGACCATATAAGGTCCCAAATCCTAAAcgtgcgtgttcgtgtcgggttaACTTCGTGCGGATTCATGTCGAATTATCGCATCGGATCAAAAATTGCCAACCTTAGAGAATGTTCATAAATTTATAGGCCATAATTTTGGACCGGGAGGGCAGAGTTTTTGCTCTGCCGCCCGATGAGGtttgaatatatctttctGATTAAGACTAATGCAAGTGCAGAAATTAGGGCTAATAGTAACcaaaaattttccatttttgggtGAGACTTTGCTAGATTAActattgagaaaataattgcATACCTTATCTTTTAACTATTTGgttcctttattttttatggtaCGCATGTTGTTTGTTTTGGtatgtgaaaatgaaatataatttgaataatgaaatttgatatctTGGGGATGTGACATTTGCAACTATATATATCTTGTATTGACTTTCTATTGCCATGTTTGTATGAAAATGTATGTACCGCGTGAAATGTGTTTCTAACTACTCTTTCTGTGTGATCCAATGTTGATTATGTCTAAGGATATGTACGAATATTGTGattactatttataatactagttGGATTGTACGAGTAATGTAAATTTCCATACATAATTTAGTTAAGGTGATTTGGAAGTGTAGGTTTCAtaaattggttttaggatggaatCCGTAGATTTCtatcaaaaattgaaacataaaagtaCTCCACTAGTCAATGCAGGAGAAGCTGGATATAATTTGATAAACAGGTGTTGTCCATTCGGGTAGAATCACTATAATTCACACATATATGCACACACATTACAAAGAATCCATATTATCTCTAGAGTTcttgttgaaaatatttaacaatcaataaataatttagtaaaGGTGGGTTGGAAGTGTAGGTTTCATAACGATAGAAACAGGGTGTTTAGGGTTTGTGGCAAGTCCATATTGTTCCTCCATGCTCACATCTTCATTCCTCATGCCTTCATCCAATTTAAGCTCAAATCCATGCAACAAATTAGCCAGCGTTGTTCGAACGATCTTAAGTCCAAGGTTGTATCCAGGACACATCCTCCTACCTGAGCCAAACGGCAGTAGGGAAAAGTTAGTTCCGGTCATATCAGTATGTTTCCCCACAAACCTCTCAGGCATGAACTCTCCAGCTTCATCCCATGTACTCGGGTCCCTGCCCGTGCTCCATGTATTCACGAGCACGGTAGTCCCTTTTGATATGTGGTATCCTACATGCATgtaatattatgtttatgttaGTATCTAATATTTCATATCTGGCTAGTCCTTACAAAAATGTGAAAAGAGACCTCAGACACACCTGCAACGTTGCAATCTTGAATAGCGTAATGGGGACCTAAAAACGTAGCAATTGGATGCAATCTGAATGTTTCCATGATGATGGCATCAATGTAGGGCAATTGAGTGAAGTCATTCTCTTCCACCCATCTGTCTCTACCGATCACCGTGTGCAGTTCTTCTCTCGCTTTCTTAATTATGCGCGGTTGTCTGAGCATTTCGTGTATAGCCCATTCGACCGCTGTGATTGAGGTATCCGGGCCACCAAGCACCACATTCTGCACTCATAATCACTTTAATTTGAGAATTCAAAACTTGGCCATATTTTTCGAAATATGATTGATATATGCTTATTGTGTCAAATTCAGATgttcatatttcctttttagtttatcttaTTTCTTAAGACATGCGCTTAGTCAAAGTGGAATTTTGAATTGCAAGATGGGGGAGTAATAAAGTTGATGAATTTCAAAGAttcacattttgccatttcggtGTGTCCCAtaataaaagtcacattttacttttaccataaatggtaactagaccccacattccaccaaccaattctactcacattttattataaaactaatactatatataagtgagactcataattctctaacttattcaatctacttttctttatattttttataactcGTGCTCACACTAAATGTGACACTTAatgagggacggaggtagtaattaataaaatcaataaaaagttAGGATAAATTCTATCATTAATTAACTCTGTATTAAATTGATGAGAAATTAGTACCATGATCAATGACTTGAGACAATCCCTTGTGAGCTCAACTTGAGCATTTGGATCCTCAGCTATCTCCAATAATGCATCAACGAAATCCCTATCACCGCCGCCTCTTCTAGCCACGTGATCATCAATCACAAACCCGAAAAACCAATCCGATTTCTTGCGAAAAGCCTTCATCCTCTTCACATACCCCTGCAGATCAAGCGGGCCAAGCCACGGTATCCAGTCACCGATATTGAACACTCCATTGAGTGTAAACCACTCACGCATCATCTCCGCCATGCCATGCTCATCGATGATCGCCCCCTCTTCGTCTGATTCGCCAACGTACTTGTTGGTCACGACCATTCTGCAAATGGTTGAGAGTGTGTAACGTGATAGATGCTCTCTCAGCACAACTGGCTTCCCCGAGAGGGCTCTGAGGCGCGCGAAGAAGGTACGTCTCTCCTCAATGCGAATTTCCTCGTGTTGGTCGAGTTTTTTGCTGCTCAGGAGCTCGGACATGAGTATTTTACGCGTTTCTCGCCAATATGGACCGGAGGGGGAGAAGGATACGTCGGAGTTGTTGTAGCTGATGTGTTTTCCGGCGGCCATTGAAGGAGGCCTTGAGGCGAAGGCAGCGTCGTGCACCTTGAGGAACTGCTCGGCCATCTTGGGCGATGATGCTACCACAACTGGGAATTTTCCGAATTTTAGTAGCATGATTTCGCCGTATTTTTTTGATAAGTGGTGGAGGGATTGATGTGGGATTGAGCCAACAAGGTTTAAATTGCCTATTATAGGCCATGGTTTTGGACCGGGTGGCTGGAGTTTTTGCTGCCGGTGAGGTTTGAATAGTGTTAAGATGAAGGCTACTGTGAGTACAGAAATTAGGGCTAATAGTAACCAAgaattttccattcttttGGGGTGAGAACTTGCTAGCTTCACTATTGTAAGAAATATTGGATACCTTGTATATCTTTCAGTTATAtgtttgtgtgtttgtttTATGTTATATAGTAGTGCATATTTTGTTGGTATTTGGGATGTGAAAGTGAaacttaattttgaataatgaaACTTGATATCTATGGGATGAGACAATAGATTTTCTATTGCAATAGTTGAATGAAAAGTCCATCATACCACCTGAAATGTGTTGTACTTATTCCTCCTATTGCTGTGCTCATCCACACCAcacaaaatgtaaatatagggaaataatttaagtttataaaaattagtaattacCAGCTATTTGGAGGGTATAATGTAAAGTTTTTAGTTAGTTGAGACTTcttatcataaattttaagaatatttagactgatgtatttttaaatcttaCATCTTGCATATCAACTTTAAATCAGTCAAAAACTGGTGATAAATTAGTACCATTAACAATGCCTTGATGGTGTCCTTGTGATATCAACTTCAGTATTAGGATCATCTGCTATCTGCAGCAAAGCATCAACAAAGTCTTTATTTGCATCATCTTTTCCACCAGCCTTCTTAGCAAAGTGATCATCAATCACATAGCCAAAAAACATGTCTTGTTTCTTGCACAAAGCCTTGATCTTCTTAACATATACGTGGgagttttgatttaattttgatgatttttgaGATGAATGCTATTGAAAGTAGCCATGAACTACTCTCCATATTTGTTGAAGGGGAACTTGCTAGTTAActgtattttgtatatatacattGTTAAAGTGCTACTCTATTAAGGATGTGAAGAGAAACTTCTTTGTTAAACGTATTTTGTACGTTGTTGAATGTGAGCATGtgaaaaatatgacaaatacacgcaatattttaaaaaccggaccggCAAGCGAACCGGCACTGTTACTGTTTCACTGGTTCAACCGGTTCATTGGTCGAACCACTAGTTGAACCggaatatataataaacatatatattatttattattaaatacatataataaaatatgtgaataaaaaataaaaaatagccttataaaaatatcaaaaatgaaagatttggaccacaaaaataaatatatattacaaatttagTAAATGAAATCTGTagtcttataaaaatatgaaaaatgaaagatttggTCGAACGCTTTACtattacaattatatataattcaatatataatgcaAAATATAGTGTCCAATTTAgtacaaaatgataaaatatgatcaaTAATGTATCACAAAAACATTCAATCTTACaaataagtagtagtatatatacaaatataaaacattaaaatttagtgattataataaaatatataaattgttagTTAGTGtggataaaattttatatttcacatataaaaataaataaagttaatattaattcaaaaaaatgtaTGTGGtggaataatattataatgaatacagattattaattagtttaaaattttttaatttaatatcaatAGTTAGgctacattaattaaatacatattataaaaatatatatttaataaataataaactataATATAACGTTAGTAATAATtagacctgcccaaggtttaccgaaccggcggttaaaatCGAAACTGTAATCGACGGTTACggtttcgaaccgaaaccgtgagaatttacCCGAACCAAAACCGTCGATTTTTTGAACCGTAGTTCGGTTTAGGTTCAAAAAAATTCGAACCGATACTATGCCGGAACCGCGAAAAACCGCCGGAAAACCGTGAAATCAAGCGCTCAACCTTACACTGGTTTAAATTAGggctggcaaatcgtgcggatTGGGTCGCTATCGGGTCAACCCAATATCGACCCAATCTTATCGGGTCCCAACCCAACGCAAATCATCGTGTTTTTATCGGGTTCAACCCAAACAGATTCGTGTCGGATTCGTGCGGATTTCGTgttatccaaaaaaatatcggTCATCGTTTAATGATAGTAAGTTACTACACAATATAAGCGCTATACGATAACGACCGacatatgatattatataattaaaacctGGTATTACAcgataaataagatattacaaaattaaaataattaatttaaataatttttaaatccaaataataaaactaaagtatattaaaattaaatctaactaataaagttaaaataattaaaattattattttttaattaaatttaagtatgaggtaatatatttttatcataaaaaataattaataaaagtattaatcatatttttactaataaaattaaaattataatatttttttaattaataaaaataattaaaattataatatttttttaattaatagaaataattaaaattaaaatttaatatattattttaattaatagaaataatcaaaataattattttttttcttaacggATAACCCAACCCGACCTCAATCCGATccgacccaacccaacccaacccaaaattTTCGGGTTCTTATTGGGTCGACCTTATAAGGACCCAAATCCTAAACGTGTGTGTTCATGTCGGGTTAACTTCGTGTCGGATTATCATGTCGGATCAAAAATTGTCAGTCTTAGTTTAAATAGGTAAACCGGACCGGACAGCCCACCGGTTCGCGGTCGAACCGGCCGGTCCGGTCCAGTTTTTAAAACACTAACTAGTTTGTGTTGTAGTACCTAAACTCTAAACTCTAATTAAACTCTATAGATCCTTTATGGATCTACAACCTAACTTGCAGCGTGGTCATACaaactatatactccctcctccccattaaatatgcaacatttgttttttggcacaagattttatatagtgttattttgtgagttaatgaagagagagtaaagtaagagagaagaaaaagtagagagattattgttttcatttttagaaacgtttcatttttaatgggcagaccaaaaaggaaaacgtttcttTTCtaatgggatagagggagttTATACTAACACACTATCCTAGGTAGAGTTGCCTCACAACAAGCCTAACAGTCCTGTTCTAAAAATTTGCAATAAATTCCGTGAAATTAAGTGAAATTTCGATGgataattttttgttgtaagATTTCGTTTTTTGATTGGATTAAGCATGTCATCTCCAAATATATAGCCTTAAGTCATGTAAAAAGTGTGAGTGGACAATAAATGagggacggacaaaaatgacaaaaaagattaaaaatgcGTGATGGAGAGAGTACGGagcaatatttatttttaatttgttttatttttattttacatttaattgagaataaattaattttgcttCAGTACATCATTTGTGAATTTTCTTTGACTATTATTGCGTGGAAATTAATACGCTGGGgcataaacaaatataataaGATAGAGATTTAGCACAATAGATTATTTAAAGTTTGATTATAAATGGACGGATCCTAAAATAACGAATACCAGTTCCTATTATGAGCGGATAagattagtgaaatgtgagatttattctttttttattaataaaaatgaatgagCCGACGACTAactaaaatggagaaatggaCTTAATGGAgacgagggagtatatattcaAATAGGTTCCTATGTATGTTGGGCCGTTTTTGGGCAACCATTTCTGTAACTTAAGCCCAAAGATATTGGCTCAAGGGGGCCcataattttcttgaaattggGCTTCTGAAAAATGAATAGTATAATATGTACTCCCccgtttcgccatagttgaggcgaaacttttcggcacggagttttagaaatgaatattgagtttgttaaataaatagataaaaaagtaagagagaggtaaaagtagagagaataaagtataaagtgaataaagtagagagaataaagtaagaaagagtgaagtaacaaagagaaaaaagttaccatataaggaaatgactcaactataaagaaacttcccgaaatggtaaaatgactcaactatagtgaaacagagggagtactttatatttatatgcacTTTATTCTTACTACTCCCGGCactcattcattttttttaaagtcatCTTTATATGGTATAAACTATTTGGTTTTTAAGATACTTTTAttacttatataattttaaatatatatttctaacGCTATATTAGTACATTTTTCAACTCTCCAAATACATTGTTCAAAGAAAATGTGTAATGAGAATAAACATTAGCCAATATAGCTAGTACCCAACGTTGTACATTCATTCATCAACCATAAGAACTTAATAAAGGTGGGGTGCGAGTTTAGGTTCCATGATGATCTCAAGAGACTCTTTAGGATGTACGGTGAGCCCATATAGTTCCTCCACACATATATCTTGAGGCCTCATACCCTCAACCAACCTCATATCGAAACCATGCAACAAATTAGCCAGTGTTGTTCGAACAAGTTTAAGGCCAAGCTTGTATCCCGGACACCTTCTTCTCCCGGAGCTGAATGGCAAGAGGGAGAAATCACTACCTGTCATATCAATATCTTTCCCGAGAAACCTCTCTGGCAAGAATTCTTCGGGATTATCCCATAAGTTGGGATCCCGCCCAATGCTCCATGTGTTGATGATCACAGGTGTCCCCTTTGGTACGTCGTATCCTGCAACTTTGCAGTCCTCAATCGCACAATGGGGTGGTAGCAACGGAGATAGCGGGTGCAATCTCCATGTCTCCATGATTATGGCATTTATGTATGGCAATTGCAAGTAGTCACTCTCTTCTACCCATCTGTTCATTCCTATTACCATGTCCAGCTCTTTTTTTGCCTTTTCAGCTACTCGAGGGTGCCTAAGTACTTCGTGTATAGCCCATTCGATTGATGCAGCAGACGTGTCCGTACCACCGGATAGCAAGTCCTTTACGTCAAGTAAAGAATCGCAAAACAAAAGCAACCAAATTATGCACTAGAAAATTGCTGGTAGAGAgattccaaaataaattaggGTAACAATAAAAAGACTAGggattaaaagaaaacaataaaacaacaCCTTATCGAGGGTACAAAGATCACAATTTAACATAAAGCATGAAATTAGATACCTGTAATAATCCTTTGATACAATCTCTTGTCATTTTAACCTCAAGATTAGGGTTCTCGGCCATCTCCAACAACATATCTAACACATCTTTGAAGGTGAAGAAGTCCTTTTCTGCTGCTCTTCTGGCTTCATGATCTTTAATCACAAACTCATTAAATATATCAAGTTTCTTGTACAATTCCTTCATCCTCTTAACATATCCTTGCAAATCGAGGAAACTAAGCCAAGGTATCCAATCTCCAATATTGATCACTCCATTGAGCAAAAACCCCTCATCCAACATAGCTTGCAATTCATCGAGCTTGAATATGGAGTTATGACGgccatcttcttctttgtcTTCACTAAAACACTTGTTTCTCAACACCATTCTACTAATGTTGGACAATGTATAGTGTGACAAATGCTCTCTCAGTACAACTGGCTTGCCTGAGAGGGCATGCAGACGGGAGAGGAAGCTACGCCCTTCCTCAACTCGAATTGGCTTAAAGAATTCAAGGCTCTTTGTATTCAACACCTCCGAGAAGATTTTACGTGCTTGTCTCCAGTATGGGCCGTAGGGTGCCCATGTCATGTCCGAGTAATTGTAGGCCGTGTATTTGCCTGCAGCAAGCGCAGGCCTTGTGGCGAAGTTTGCATCATGCACCTTCAAAAACTGCTCGGCCATCTCAGGTGAGGATGCTACTAAAACTATAGATGTTCCTAGCTTTATGAGCATTAAATCACCATATTTTtgggagagagagtgaagGGATCTGTGTGGGGAAGAACCTAGGAGGTTCATGTTACCTATTATCGGCCATGGCTTCGGCCCCGGTGGA
This window contains:
- the LOC125207993 gene encoding cytochrome P450 71AU50-like, giving the protein MENSWLLLALISVLTVAFILTLFKPHRQQKLQPPGPKPWPIIGNLNLVGSIPHQSLHHLSKKYGEIMLLKFGKFPVVVASSPKMAEQFLKVHDAAFASRPPSMAAGKHISYNNSDVSFSPSGPYWRETRKILMSELLSSKKLDQHEEIRIEERRTFFARLRALSGKPVVLREHLSRYTLSTICRMVVTNKYVGESDEEGAIIDEHGMAEMMREWFTLNGVFNIGDWIPWLGPLDLQGYVKRMKAFRKKSDWFFGFVIDDHVARRGGGDRDFVDALLEIAEDPNAQVELTRDCLKSLIMNVVLGGPDTSITAVEWAIHEMLRQPRIIKKAREELHTVIGRDRWVEENDFTQLPYIDAIIMETFRLHPIATFLGPHYAIQDCNVAGYHISKGTTVLVNTWSTGRDPSTWDEAGEFMPERFVGKHTDMTGTNFSLLPFGSGRRMCPGYNLGLKIVRTTLANLLHGFELKLDEGMRNEDVSMEEQYGLATNPKHPVSIVMKPTLPTHLY
- the LOC125204918 gene encoding flavonoid 3'-monooxygenase-like translates to MPNYLESLLALILIAALAMLSRRLPKRPSQRKLPPGPKPWPIIGNMNLLGSSPHRSLHSLSQKYGDLMLIKLGTSIVLVASSPEMAEQFLKVHDANFATRPALAAGKYTAYNYSDMTWAPYGPYWRQARKIFSEVLNTKSLEFFKPIRVEEGRSFLSRLHALSGKPVVLREHLSHYTLSNISRMVLRNKCFSEDKEEDGRHNSIFKLDELQAMLDEGFLLNGVINIGDWIPWLSFLDLQGYVKRMKELYKKLDIFNEFVIKDHEARRAAEKDFFTFKDVLDMLLEMAENPNLEVKMTRDCIKGLLQDLLSGGTDTSAASIEWAIHEVLRHPRVAEKAKKELDMVIGMNRWVEESDYLQLPYINAIIMETWRLHPLSPLLPPHCAIEDCKVAGYDVPKGTPVIINTWSIGRDPNLWDNPEEFLPERFLGKDIDMTGSDFSLLPFSSGRRRCPGYKLGLKLVRTTLANLLHGFDMRLVEGMRPQDICVEELYGLTVHPKESLEIIMEPKLAPHLY